In one Dermacentor albipictus isolate Rhodes 1998 colony chromosome 4, USDA_Dalb.pri_finalv2, whole genome shotgun sequence genomic region, the following are encoded:
- the LOC135909172 gene encoding sulfotransferase ssu-1-like: protein MAVEVRPWPNGPLYVNFDGLRLNKRFSPTVVRDALRYSATPSDKFLLSYPKCGTHWAQQIAYLVDHRGVPPADILQFHMYGPSLEKFGAETLAQLPNRGLIRTHLPYDFVPKHPQAKYVYVCRNPKDVCVSFFYHTKALPECDFVNGKFEDFFEIFLEGKTDFGDYFEHVLPWYERRGDDNVLFLNYEDMKSDPRKHVLEMAAFMNGERYDELLQDESMLADVLKFSTSEYMKNPASGGPRPQSKSCSSKADVPKIMRQLFETPGSIRQVSGVVRSGRTGGWKEHFTPDMNERMERKIREKFSQTDLVSLWRHYGVL, encoded by the coding sequence ATGGCAGTGGAAGTTAGACCCTGGCCCAACGGGCCCCTGTACGTCAACTTCGACGGCTTGCGACTCAACAAGCGTTTTTCGCCGACAGTGGTGCGCGATGCCCTGCGTTACAGTGCTACGCCGAGCGACAAGTTCCTGTTGTCGTACCCAAAGTGCGGGACCCACTGGGCGCAGCAGATCGCTTATCTCGTCGACCATCGGGGTGTCCCGCCCGCCGACATTCTGCAGTTTCACATGTACGGACCTTCGCTGGAGAAGTTCGGCGCCGAGACGCTGGCACAACTTCCAAACAGAGGGTTGATTCGCACCCACCTACCGTACGACTTCGTGCCCAAGCATCCGCAGGCCAAGTACGTGTACGTGTGCCGAAACCCAAAGGACGTCTGCGTGTCCTTCTTCTACCACACGAAAGCGCTACCGGAGTGTGACTTCGTGAATGGCAAGTTCGAAGACTTCTTCGAGATATTTCTTGAAGGTAAAACTGACTTCGGCGACTACTTTGAGCATGTGCTACCATGGTACGAACGCCGCGGAGACGACAACGTGCTGTTCCTGAACTACGAGGACATGAAGAGCGACCCCAGAAAACACGTGCTCGAGATGGCTGCGTTCATGAATGGAGAGCGCTACGACGAGCTTCTGCAGGACGAAAGCATGCTGGCAGATGTCCTCAAATTCAGCACTTCCGAGTACATGAAAAACCCGGCTTCTGGTGGTCCCAGGCCGCAATCGAAAAGTTGCAGTTCGAAGGCCGACGTCCCGAAGATAATGCGGCAGCTGTTTGAAACGCCTGGTTCAATACGGCAAGTCAGTGGTGTTGTTCGTTCTGGGCGCACGGGTGGTTGGAAAGAGCACTTCACACCAGATATGAACGAAAGGATGGAAAGGAAAATACGCGAGAAGTTTTCGCAAACTGATCTAGTTTCTCTCTGGAGGCACTATGGCGTTCTTTAA